The sequence GACTTGTGTTTTATCAAACCTGCATTTTCTAGCATTTGCAAATGTTCGTTGGTTGTAGTGTAGTTTAGTCCTGCGCGTTTTGCAATCGCGGAAATATTTAATTCTTCTATCTCGGAGAGAATGCGTAAAATTCTAACCCTTCCTCTGGAAGAGAAGATGTC is a genomic window of Candidatus Bathyarchaeota archaeon containing:
- a CDS encoding winged helix-turn-helix transcriptional regulator, which produces DIFSSRGRVRILRILSEIEELNISAIAKRAGLNYTTTNEHLQMLENAGLIKHKSFGRIRIYRFNEENAKARAIKDLMELWEQENGVYPERVGGEGGRG